In Uranotaenia lowii strain MFRU-FL chromosome 2, ASM2978415v1, whole genome shotgun sequence, one genomic interval encodes:
- the LOC129746583 gene encoding uncharacterized protein LOC129746583, with amino-acid sequence MMVADFVTRQQNGSPINGEIPGQNHNNSNMPAHGALLMSSDSTGRASPASPESDFNGNPYDLAAHLKRKELFSQRKQREFIPDAKKDESYWDRRRRNNEAAKRSREKRRLNDMVLEQRVVELTKENHVLKAQLDAIKSKYNICGENLVSVDQILATLPTNEQVLSATKRVKVNTPTVFPLARTPVPQSPHPVPQLPLHHPLQSHPQASIIQQPQQPQQQSQQTAVIHPNPNIESPPPPQSIASQLQQITIQHTNSLYNHHPPSAAIYRDYEPMNGVRVESNKHESTIRSPLARVEMMERDEPHHMRSEPHPDQHRDRDRERNNERDEVPATPQAPFGSVNSHINGSHIPHHPYSTPYAYPISYANYLSPIPLTANVLNLSRRAPSPYETSNGTGSTSSHSSSSDNEHDREHIHDHNNSLPVKLRHKSHLGDKDAATALLALQNIKQEPNLRSSSPWDDGDGSSDERDSGISTEWPTKAEQKMMVPIPPSPPSTSVSPIDANIIGGKITSIPASVVISKKTEENIHLQSKLARLESEVATIKNMMISNTAGSGFGVTAAAQ; translated from the exons ATGATGGTTGCGGATTTTGTAACACGGCAGCAGAACGGTTCACCAATCAACGGTGAAATACCTGGCCAGAACCATAACAACTCCAACATGCCTG CACACGGTGCCTTGCTGATGAGCAGTGACTCAACAGGACGAGCAAGTCCTGCCAGTCCAGAATCGGACTTCAACGGAAATCCCTACGATTTGGCCGCCCATCTCAAGCGGAAGGAATTATTTTCACAGCGGAAACAGCGTGAATTCATCCCGGATGCCAAGAAAGATGAAAGCTACTGGGATCGGAGGCGTCGAAATAACGAAGCGGCCAAAAGGAGTCGGGAAAAGCGTCGCCTCAATGATATGGTGTTGGAACAGCGGGTTGTTGAATTGACTAAGGAAAATCATGTTTTGAAAGCCCAACTGGATGCTATTAAGAGCAAGTACAATATCTGTGGTGAAAATCTGGTCAGCGTAGATCAAATTCTGGCTACGCTTCCTACCAATGAGCAGGTGTTGAGTGCAACGAAGCGAGTGAAAGTTAACACCCCTACAGTATTCCCATTGGCGAGGACTCCAGTACCTCAGTCGCCTCATCCAGTCCCTCAGTTACCCTTGCATCACCCACTACAGTCACATCCGCAGGCTTCAATTATCCAGCAGCCTCAACAACCTCAACAGCAATCCCAACAAACTGCAGTCATCCACCCAAATCCAAACATCGAGTCACCTCCACCACCACAATCGATTGCTTCACAACTTCAACAGATCACAATTCAGCACACCAACTCGCTCTACAACCATCATCCACCCTCGGCAGCCATCTATCGGGACTACGAACCTATGAACGGTGTTCGAGTCGAGTCCAACAAGCACGAGTCCACGATCCGAAGTCCCTTGGCTCGTGTCGAAATGATGGAACGCGACGAACCGCACCACATGCGTAGCGAACCACACCCCGACCAGCACCGTGATCGTGATCGTGAACGCAACAACGAGCGTGATGAAGTTCCTGCAACTCCGCAAGCCCCCTTTGGCTCAGTAAACTCGCACATCAATGGATCCCATATCCCGCACCATCCGTACTCCACACCGTACGCGTACCCCATCAGCTATGCCAACTACCTGTCTCCGATACCGCTAACGGCCAATGTTCTCAACCTCAGCCGTCGGGCACCTTCACCTTATGAAACCTCCAACGGAACCGGATCCACCAGCAGTCACAGCAGCTCCAGCGATAATGAACACGATCGTGAACACATCCACGATCACAACAACAGCCTACCGGTCAAACTCCGCCACAAGTCCCATCTCGGCGACAAGGACGCAGCCACCGCTCTCCTTGCCCTGCAGAACATCAAACAGGAACCCAACCTGCGTTCGTCCTCACCCTGGGATGATGGAGACGGTTCTTCGGACGAAAGAGACTCCGGAATTTCCACCGAGTGGCCCACCAAGGCCGAACAGAAGATGATGGTCCCGATCCCTCCTTCGCCTCCATCGACTTCGGTGTCACCAATCGACGCCAACATCATCGGTGGCAAAATCACCTCCATCCCCGCGTCCGTTGTGATCAGCAAAAAGACCGAAGAGAACATCCACCTGCAGTCCAAGCTAGCCCGGCTAGAGTCCGAAGTGGCCACCATCAAGAACATGATGATTTCCAACACCGCCGGCAGTGGATTCGGGGTAACGGCTGCAGCACAGTAA